One window of Centropristis striata isolate RG_2023a ecotype Rhode Island chromosome 21, C.striata_1.0, whole genome shotgun sequence genomic DNA carries:
- the LOC131959213 gene encoding alanyl-tRNA editing protein Aarsd1-like isoform X1: MAFQCQRDCYMKEFVTSVVSCSPAELKHEVNGKKETLKGFNVKLQDTILFPEGGGQPDDHGLIGDVPVLRVTRQGAEAVHFVGSPLEVGQEVQLKVDWERRFDHMQQHSGQHLVTALADAMFGYKTTSWELGRQRSTIELDTPCVKPVQLQALEEAVNEKIRVHVPVNVQLLSIDDPAVEKVRSRGLPEDHAGPIRIIDIEGVDANMCCGTHVSNLSHLQAIKLLGTEKGKKNKTNLIFLAGNRVLKYAEKSYSTERSLVSLLKTGPDEHVEAVDKLQKSVKLLQKTNLSLLRDMAVLITQNFKNDPQRGNFFSLHKKEGDNEFMNIIANEIDTEKTLVFLTVGEEKGPGLFLLAGPSERVAELGPRVLEMLQGKGAGKNGRFQGKASSLARRGEVETFLQQYCKHHTSEEE; encoded by the exons TTCGTTACCTCTGTGGTATCCTGCAGCCCAGCTGAACTCAAACATGAAGTgaatggaaagaaagaaactcTAAAGGGATTCAATGTCAAGCTCCAAGAcaccatcttgtttcctgaAGGAGGTGGCCAA CCAGATGACCATGGGCTGATTGGAGATGTCCCAGTCTTAAGAGTGACCAGGCAGGGGGCTGAAGCTGTACACTTTGTGGGCTCACCTCTGGAGGTGGGTCAGGAGGTGCAGCTGAAGGTGGACTGGGAGAGGAGGTTTGATCACATGCAGCAACACTCAG GTCAACACTTGGTTACAGCTTTGGCAGATGCAATGTTTGGATACAAGACTACATCATG gGAACTGGGGCGACAGAGAAGCACCATTGAGCTGGACACTCCCTGTGTGAAGCCGGTGCAGCTGCAGGCCCTGGAGGAAGCTGTAAACGAAAAGATCAGAGTCCACGTCCCTGTCAATGTTCAGCTCCTCTCTATAGACGATCCTGCTGTGGAAAAG GTGAGGAGCCGAGGGCTGCCAGAAGACCATGCAGGACCCATTCGGATCATCGATATCGAGGGCGTCGATGCCAACATGTGCTGTGGAACCCATGTGTCTAACCTCAGCCACTTACAG GCAATAAAGCTACTGGGAActgagaaaggaaagaaaaacaaaaccaaccTGATCTTCCTGGCAGGAAACAGGGTATTGAAGTACGCTGAGAAAAGCTACAGCACAGAGCGATCATTGGTGTCTCTCCTCAA GACTGGACCTGATGAGCACGTCGAGGCCGTTGACAAGTTGCAGAAATCTGTTAAACTACTACAGAAA ACTAACCTGAGCCTGCTTCGAGACATGGCCGTCCTCATCACCCAGAACTTTAAGAACGACCCCCAGAGAGGCAACTTCTTCAGCTTGCACAA GAAAGAGGGTGACAATGAGTTCATGAATATCATTGCCAATGAAATAGATACTGAG AAAACACTAGTGTTTCTGACTGTCGGGGAGGAGAAAGGACCTGGTTTGTTTCTACTGGCTGGACCCAGTGAACGAGTGGCTGAACTGGGACCACG GGTGTTAGAGATGCTCCAGGGGAAGGGGGCAGGAAAAAACGGACGTTTCCAAGGAAAAGCCAGCAGCCTGGCACGCAGAGGAGAGGTGGAGACTTTCCTGCAGCAGTACTGCAAACATCACACCTCAGAGGAAGAATAA